A genomic region of Kribbella sp. NBC_00382 contains the following coding sequences:
- the coaE gene encoding dephospho-CoA kinase, producing the protein MLRVGLTGGIGSGKSSVSARLAARGAVVIDSDLLAREVVARGTDGLAEVVAVFGDVLTADGELDRPAVGRIVFGDEVARRKLEAIIHPRVRARAAEIESGAAGDAVVVHDIPLLVETGQGGNFDLVLVVDVPQEVQLERLQRDRGMTDEEAKARIASQATREQRLAVADLIVDNAGDLAQLDARIEELWPELLSRAGHGPATKR; encoded by the coding sequence GTGCTGAGAGTTGGATTGACCGGCGGGATCGGATCGGGCAAGAGCTCGGTGTCGGCGCGACTGGCTGCTCGTGGAGCCGTCGTGATCGACTCGGACCTGCTGGCCCGCGAAGTGGTTGCCCGGGGCACCGATGGGCTGGCCGAGGTGGTCGCGGTGTTCGGTGACGTACTGACCGCCGACGGCGAGCTGGACCGGCCGGCCGTCGGGCGGATCGTGTTCGGCGACGAGGTCGCCCGGCGCAAGCTGGAGGCGATCATCCATCCGCGGGTGCGGGCGCGCGCGGCCGAGATCGAGAGTGGCGCGGCAGGTGATGCCGTCGTCGTCCACGACATTCCCTTGCTGGTGGAGACCGGGCAGGGCGGCAACTTCGATCTGGTGCTCGTGGTCGACGTACCGCAGGAGGTCCAGCTCGAGCGACTTCAGCGGGATCGCGGGATGACTGACGAGGAAGCGAAGGCCCGGATCGCCAGTCAGGCAACGCGGGAACAGCGGCTGGCGGTCGCGGATCTGATCGTCGACAACGCCGGCGACCTGGCGCAGCTGGACGCCCGGATCGAGGAGCTCTGGCCCGAGCTGCTGAGCCGGGCAGGACACGGTCCGGCCACGAAAAGGTGA